The Candidatus Saccharibacteria bacterium genome has a segment encoding these proteins:
- a CDS encoding YdcF family protein has translation MLIFHLFHKIGTFFLICVAGLAILGYWLAPQEQLRPADAIVAISGDQGLRFEKAIELYEEGWGDYLIFSGAADDPSSPSNAAVMKQLAIADGISPDVIFVDETSRNTKENARHVAEIIASEEIRSYILVTSPYHQRRASIEFDRVVDESVVQINYSAKDENWRRSRWWVTPRGWYLTLTEATKIAISGAQDLVGGDSRPIQLSEAL, from the coding sequence GTGCTGATTTTTCATTTATTTCACAAAATCGGGACCTTCTTTTTAATATGCGTAGCTGGGCTGGCAATTCTTGGGTATTGGCTAGCCCCACAAGAGCAATTGCGGCCAGCTGACGCCATTGTTGCAATTAGTGGCGACCAAGGTTTACGTTTTGAAAAAGCCATTGAGCTATACGAAGAGGGTTGGGGTGATTATTTGATATTTTCTGGCGCAGCCGATGACCCTTCAAGCCCCTCAAATGCAGCAGTCATGAAACAACTCGCAATAGCCGACGGTATTAGTCCAGACGTAATTTTTGTGGATGAAACATCGCGTAACACCAAAGAAAATGCTCGTCATGTTGCTGAAATAATCGCCAGCGAAGAAATTCGCAGTTATATACTGGTCACATCACCCTATCATCAGCGACGAGCCTCGATTGAATTTGATCGTGTAGTCGATGAATCTGTCGTGCAGATTAATTACTCGGCTAAGGACGAAAACTGGCGCCGATCGCGCTGGTGGGTAACGCCGCGAGGGTGGTATTTAACGCTTACAGAAGCCACAAAAATCGCTATTAGTGGCGCTCAAGATTTAGTAGGCGGCGACAGTAGGCCAATTCAGTTAAGCGAAGCACTTTGA
- a CDS encoding cysteine desulfurase has translation MKTYYFDYAAATPLDSRVFSAMEPYLVDDFYNPSATYLRAQDAKKTLNTARHDIAALLGAQSQTISFTAGVTEANNIFLQGIALRYPNSHFIISAVEHESVRGVIEGLQERGQLSFDIAPVDSNGHIQLDALHALIRDNTVAISVIHVHNEFGTIQDLKAIASHIRTVRHQRIQSGNNTPLLLHTDAAQTANYLSVNVSALGVDAMSLSAAKLYGPKQVGVLYVARGTEISPLFFGGEHEHGLRPGTQNVAGAVAMAESLKIAQESRQSENERLEKLDTRLRQGLQHIPTATMHIAKARRVPSLTSVHFDGVDAERLVMELDEAGIELGRGSACNAASGEPSQSLSAIGLSKAEAQSTIRIAMGRQTTNEDVNYLLDTLKGLV, from the coding sequence GTGAAAACTTATTATTTTGATTATGCAGCTGCAACCCCGCTCGATAGCCGAGTTTTTTCGGCAATGGAGCCATATTTAGTTGATGATTTTTACAATCCATCGGCCACCTATTTGCGGGCACAAGATGCCAAAAAAACCCTCAATACGGCCCGCCATGATATTGCCGCATTGCTAGGCGCCCAAAGCCAAACAATTAGCTTTACAGCTGGAGTTACTGAAGCTAACAATATTTTCTTACAAGGCATTGCTCTACGCTACCCAAACAGCCATTTTATTATCAGTGCCGTCGAACATGAATCAGTGCGGGGTGTAATTGAAGGGTTGCAAGAACGCGGCCAGCTTAGTTTTGATATTGCCCCCGTCGACAGCAACGGCCACATTCAACTCGATGCACTTCATGCACTTATACGCGACAATACCGTGGCTATTAGCGTCATTCATGTTCACAACGAATTTGGCACCATTCAAGATTTAAAAGCAATTGCTAGCCATATTCGAACTGTTCGCCACCAACGAATACAATCGGGCAACAACACACCACTGCTTCTGCATACCGATGCTGCTCAGACTGCTAACTATTTATCCGTTAACGTTTCTGCACTTGGTGTGGATGCCATGAGCTTGAGCGCAGCAAAATTATATGGGCCGAAGCAAGTCGGGGTACTATATGTGGCTCGTGGTACTGAGATTTCGCCGTTGTTTTTTGGCGGAGAGCACGAACACGGCTTACGTCCTGGAACACAGAATGTTGCTGGGGCAGTGGCGATGGCAGAGTCCTTAAAAATTGCCCAAGAATCTAGACAATCAGAGAACGAGCGTTTAGAAAAACTTGATACTCGGCTTCGACAGGGATTACAGCACATACCTACCGCTACCATGCATATCGCCAAGGCTCGACGAGTACCTTCATTAACCAGTGTCCATTTTGATGGAGTAGACGCCGAGCGCTTAGTGATGGAGTTAGACGAAGCTGGCATTGAGCTTGGCCGTGGGTCAGCCTGTAATGCTGCTAGCGGCGAGCCATCGCAGAGCTTGAGTGCAATTGGTCTATCAAAAGCAGAAGCGCAAAGCACTATTAGGATTGCCATGGGGCGACAGACTACGAATGAGGATGTTAACTACCTACTCGACACCCTAAAAGGTTTGGTTTAA
- a CDS encoding TatD family deoxyribonuclease codes for MIDTHCHIHDTEFFENGTVVLDRAFQAGVQTVVCIGTTAKDSQEAAAFAAEHDVWAAVAQHPHDADTFGDSEKESIRSLTDEDSVVAIGECGLDYYYNNSDKTAQEAALRWHLQLATETNLPLLFHIRSAFTEFWPIFDEYSGLRGAIHSFSATKTELDQALARNLYIAFNGIMSFTKDDKQLAALKACPLDKMLLETDAPFLTPKPFRGKVNEPKYVVEVAQRIAEIRDESWEQIAQSTTNNAKRLLNI; via the coding sequence ATGATTGATACCCATTGCCACATACACGATACTGAGTTTTTTGAAAACGGCACTGTAGTACTAGACCGAGCTTTTCAGGCTGGAGTACAGACAGTCGTTTGTATTGGAACTACCGCAAAAGACAGTCAGGAGGCGGCGGCATTTGCTGCTGAGCATGACGTATGGGCAGCTGTTGCCCAGCATCCTCATGATGCTGATACGTTTGGCGACTCAGAAAAAGAAAGTATTCGATCATTAACGGATGAAGATTCTGTAGTTGCCATAGGTGAATGCGGCCTTGATTATTACTACAATAATTCTGATAAAACTGCCCAAGAAGCAGCGCTGCGCTGGCATTTGCAATTGGCTACCGAAACTAACCTGCCGCTACTGTTTCATATTCGCAGTGCCTTTACTGAATTTTGGCCAATTTTTGATGAATATTCTGGACTTCGGGGTGCAATACATAGCTTTTCGGCAACAAAGACTGAACTTGATCAAGCACTAGCACGGAATTTATACATCGCTTTTAACGGAATTATGAGTTTCACAAAAGACGATAAACAGCTCGCTGCACTTAAAGCCTGTCCGTTGGATAAAATGCTGCTAGAAACAGATGCACCATTTTTGACACCTAAGCCATTTCGTGGTAAAGTAAACGAGCCAAAATATGTGGTGGAGGTGGCACAGCGAATCGCAGAAATCCGAGACGAATCTTGGGAGCAGATCGCGCAGTCAACAACTAACAACGCCAAAAGATTACTAAATATATGA
- a CDS encoding methionine--tRNA ligase, producing the protein MANYYITTTLPYVNAKPHVGFALEIIRADMLARYHRMIGDEVIFNTGTDEHGQKIHDNAKEAGVSTQEFVDTNAQTFVDLQEPLNLSVTNFIRTTNPDHKKAAQEFWKRCYDNGDIYKKEYAVKYCVGCELEKTDSELVNGQCPLHPGREIEFKEEENYFFRFSKYQQALLELYQENPNFVYPQSRMKEITSFVERGLQDFSISRLKEKMPWGVPVPHDKDHVMYVWFDALVNYISTLGWPDDSYRAFWPGTQIAGKDNLRQQSAMWQAMLLSAGLPPSKQIIINGFLTVDGQKMSKSLDNVVDPLEVVEQYGADALRYYLLRHVSTTDDGDFSWQRFERAYNGELANDLGNLVQRLSAMILRYQDGIIGDMQQSEHDEGLYHEAVQNFKFDQAIEIGWNLISGVNQYLEETKPWEISKEVNSKDHLQQVLASAVNSLLQAVRLLEPALPDTAAKVKAVFNSGVVQRLDQPLFPKKYLYTPEPSRN; encoded by the coding sequence ATGGCAAATTACTATATTACGACCACCCTACCCTACGTAAACGCGAAGCCCCATGTTGGATTTGCGCTCGAAATTATTCGAGCAGACATGCTTGCTCGATACCATCGTATGATCGGCGATGAAGTTATATTCAATACCGGCACCGACGAGCATGGCCAAAAAATCCACGACAATGCAAAAGAAGCTGGAGTTAGTACTCAGGAATTTGTCGATACAAATGCCCAGACGTTTGTTGACCTACAAGAACCGCTCAATTTAAGTGTCACTAACTTTATTCGAACCACAAATCCTGATCATAAAAAAGCAGCTCAAGAGTTTTGGAAACGCTGCTACGACAATGGTGATATCTACAAAAAAGAATATGCAGTTAAGTATTGTGTTGGGTGTGAGTTAGAAAAAACTGACTCAGAGCTTGTTAATGGTCAGTGTCCATTGCACCCGGGTAGAGAGATTGAATTCAAAGAAGAAGAAAATTACTTTTTTAGGTTTTCGAAATACCAACAAGCACTGCTGGAGTTGTATCAAGAAAATCCAAATTTTGTATACCCACAGTCTCGCATGAAAGAAATAACATCGTTTGTTGAACGTGGCTTACAAGATTTTTCTATTTCACGACTTAAGGAAAAAATGCCATGGGGAGTGCCAGTGCCACACGACAAAGACCACGTTATGTATGTGTGGTTTGACGCGCTTGTTAATTACATCTCTACCCTCGGTTGGCCTGATGACAGCTACAGGGCCTTTTGGCCAGGAACCCAAATTGCCGGTAAAGACAACCTGCGTCAACAAAGTGCAATGTGGCAGGCAATGTTATTGTCGGCTGGTTTACCGCCATCGAAGCAAATAATCATCAACGGGTTTTTAACTGTTGATGGACAAAAAATGAGTAAAAGCTTAGACAATGTCGTCGATCCGCTGGAGGTTGTTGAACAATATGGCGCGGATGCACTGCGCTACTATTTGCTGAGACATGTGTCGACAACCGATGACGGTGATTTTAGCTGGCAACGATTTGAGAGAGCCTATAACGGTGAGCTAGCCAATGATCTTGGGAATTTAGTGCAGCGACTTAGTGCCATGATTCTACGCTACCAAGATGGAATTATTGGTGATATGCAGCAAAGTGAACATGACGAAGGCTTGTATCACGAAGCAGTGCAAAATTTTAAGTTTGATCAAGCTATAGAAATTGGTTGGAATTTAATTAGCGGTGTTAACCAGTATCTTGAAGAAACAAAACCGTGGGAAATTTCTAAAGAAGTTAACAGCAAAGACCATTTACAGCAGGTGCTAGCCAGCGCTGTTAATTCACTGTTGCAAGCGGTGCGACTATTAGAGCCAGCGCTGCCAGACACAGCCGCGAAAGTAAAAGCGGTGTTTAACAGTGGAGTGGTTCAAAGGCTCGACCAACCGCTCTTTCCTAAAAAGTATCTATATACGCCTGAGCCAAGCAGGAATTAA
- the rsmA gene encoding ribosomal RNA small subunit methyltransferase A, with product MPNKSLGQHWLFDEPSLRAVADAGQVEAGDTVIEIGPGLGTLSEELLSRGATVTAVEFDSMLAADLQKKFSTEDISIVNEDILQFDFSKFKNFKVVGNIPYYLTSKLIRNLLELKNQPTAIGLLIQKEVAQRIVAEPGKMSILSVAAQFYADCSLGPEVPAGLFTPPPKVDSQIVQLIPQPTRDDIDNKQFFRVVKAGFGERRKKLVNSLSGGLHMPKDHIATIIESLGWGPNVRAQELSVDDWCSLAEKL from the coding sequence ATGCCTAATAAGTCACTTGGTCAACACTGGTTGTTTGACGAACCAAGCTTGCGGGCTGTTGCGGATGCTGGGCAGGTAGAAGCTGGCGATACGGTAATTGAGATCGGTCCCGGCTTAGGAACTTTGAGCGAGGAGTTACTGTCGCGTGGGGCCACAGTTACTGCTGTTGAATTTGATAGTATGTTAGCTGCCGATTTACAGAAAAAGTTTAGTACTGAGGATATTTCGATTGTAAACGAAGATATTTTGCAGTTTGATTTTAGTAAATTTAAAAACTTTAAGGTTGTTGGCAATATCCCCTACTACCTGACATCTAAGTTAATTCGTAATTTACTGGAGCTAAAAAATCAACCAACGGCAATTGGACTACTGATCCAAAAGGAGGTGGCACAGCGAATTGTGGCTGAGCCTGGCAAAATGTCGATATTGAGCGTAGCCGCTCAGTTTTATGCTGATTGTAGTTTGGGTCCAGAAGTCCCTGCCGGGTTATTCACTCCTCCGCCAAAAGTAGATTCACAGATTGTGCAGCTAATTCCACAACCCACTCGCGATGATATTGATAACAAACAATTTTTTAGAGTCGTTAAAGCTGGTTTTGGTGAACGACGTAAAAAACTAGTTAATTCGTTAAGCGGTGGGCTGCACATGCCAAAAGACCACATAGCTACAATAATAGAAAGTTTAGGATGGGGTCCAAATGTTCGAGCCCAAGAGCTTTCTGTAGATGATTGGTGCAGTTTGGCTGAAAAGCTGTAA
- a CDS encoding NUDIX domain-containing protein: protein MAINLHASPDWPYQVNAGGVVYKVENDQRVYAILIRRGYKFDADTETYNLTKGRVDGDENLEQAALREVKEESGITAKPIAYLGAIQRSFTIHITIDRATHYYLMEYIDRDADAMDDEHDEVVWLPADEAIQKLSKQPKQEEDIIARAEEWFGSGQQKTMNGPSGLISLHADPNNPFHVSAGGLVFRENGGIKEAILLRKHEIEGPEFHLPKGTVENGENLEQTATREVSEETATSSKPLAYLGAQEDRVLSLKKFPMIKSTHYYLFEWQNDLDKPIDPEHDEALWFTFKEAKERLDGPMKQQRKIIERAEEWFGKFGDA from the coding sequence GTGGCAATAAATTTACACGCATCACCAGACTGGCCGTATCAAGTAAATGCTGGCGGTGTTGTATATAAAGTAGAAAACGACCAACGCGTATACGCAATTTTAATTCGACGAGGCTATAAATTTGATGCAGACACCGAAACCTACAACCTAACAAAAGGCAGAGTAGATGGTGATGAAAATCTAGAACAAGCGGCTCTTCGCGAAGTTAAAGAAGAGTCAGGTATAACTGCAAAACCAATTGCTTATTTGGGCGCAATTCAGCGGAGTTTTACGATTCATATTACTATCGACCGCGCAACTCACTACTACTTAATGGAGTATATAGATCGTGACGCAGATGCTATGGATGATGAACATGATGAGGTGGTTTGGTTGCCGGCGGATGAAGCTATACAAAAATTATCTAAACAGCCAAAGCAAGAAGAAGATATTATTGCGCGGGCTGAGGAATGGTTTGGAAGTGGGCAACAAAAAACTATGAATGGACCGTCTGGCTTAATTAGTCTTCATGCAGATCCAAACAACCCTTTTCACGTGTCAGCCGGGGGGCTTGTTTTTAGAGAGAATGGTGGAATCAAAGAGGCTATCTTATTGAGAAAGCATGAGATTGAGGGACCAGAGTTTCATTTACCAAAAGGAACTGTAGAAAACGGCGAGAACCTTGAGCAAACAGCCACAAGGGAGGTGTCTGAAGAAACCGCAACATCATCAAAGCCATTAGCATATCTAGGAGCGCAGGAAGATAGAGTTTTGAGTTTAAAAAAATTCCCCATGATAAAGTCCACCCACTATTACTTATTTGAATGGCAGAACGATTTAGATAAGCCAATTGATCCAGAGCATGACGAAGCATTGTGGTTTACGTTTAAGGAAGCTAAAGAACGACTTGATGGACCAATGAAGCAGCAAAGAAAGATTATTGAACGCGCAGAAGAGTGGTTTGGAAAATTTGGCGATGCCTAA
- a CDS encoding DNA-binding protein, translated as MKSTQTPTGWMIRLELGEELVQKLTEFCEQNSVEAGWISGIGGATKARVGYYNLSRKKYIFRSVKDVRELVSLQGNVSRIGDKVALHLHGVVTDSNNKPRGGHINELIVGGTCEVYIQTFDKSLQRQIDPEIGLPLLTLED; from the coding sequence ATGAAATCGACGCAAACACCGACTGGCTGGATGATTAGACTCGAATTAGGTGAGGAGTTAGTGCAAAAACTAACTGAATTTTGTGAACAGAATAGTGTAGAAGCGGGTTGGATTAGTGGCATCGGCGGAGCCACCAAAGCACGAGTTGGTTATTACAACTTGAGCAGGAAAAAGTATATTTTTAGATCTGTTAAGGACGTACGCGAGCTGGTTAGTTTGCAAGGTAACGTGTCGCGAATTGGTGATAAAGTAGCGCTGCATTTACACGGTGTCGTTACCGACAGCAACAATAAACCACGCGGCGGTCATATTAATGAATTGATTGTCGGTGGAACCTGCGAAGTCTACATTCAAACATTTGATAAATCGTTGCAGCGTCAGATTGATCCAGAAATTGGGCTACCGCTACTTACTTTAGAGGATTAA
- a CDS encoding AbrB/MazE/SpoVT family DNA-binding domain-containing protein, whose amino-acid sequence MGRSTLENRNQRTLTKTASGSYVLTLPIELVRELNWKDGQKVQVSKSGKKLVVVD is encoded by the coding sequence ATGGGTCGATCAACACTCGAAAACCGTAATCAACGCACGTTAACTAAAACCGCCAGCGGCAGCTATGTCCTCACCCTGCCAATCGAACTCGTCCGCGAACTTAACTGGAAAGACGGACAAAAAGTACAGGTCAGTAAATCTGGTAAAAAATTAGTGGTGGTTGATTAA
- a CDS encoding DUF348 domain-containing protein yields the protein MFALAISLFVYPNSQQLVASDKSLITVYADGEYETIVSSAATVGEALEKMEITLQEGDLVEPAKESAINLSTFNINVYRAKPVLVSDGSETTVVHSAYHNPRLVAEHAGFDLHSKDIVTASVIDDFLLHDFAGNQVTIDKATQVKIVVDGQTVDARTHTKTVQQVLDEYGITLRDQDFTRPSLGTHVKESMNIEIVRVGSQVVSIEESIPFEVKTITDYNKPFGLYEEKSAGENGTRLVTYEVSLHNGQEVSRKLVSDSIVKEVQHKVIVRGGKIPQGADQDILRIIKDAASKYDIDLERAIRIARCESTFNPYAVNYNYTEPSTGTHPSGLYQHVEGYWPARAAKYGYEGASVFDPVANANVTMGMWRDGSAGLWECR from the coding sequence TTGTTTGCACTTGCCATTAGTTTATTTGTATACCCAAATAGCCAGCAACTCGTTGCATCCGACAAAAGCCTTATCACTGTCTATGCCGACGGCGAATACGAAACAATCGTATCGAGTGCAGCAACTGTTGGTGAAGCGCTTGAAAAAATGGAAATTACTCTTCAAGAAGGGGACCTTGTAGAGCCAGCTAAAGAGTCCGCAATTAACCTGTCCACATTCAACATAAATGTTTATCGAGCCAAACCTGTTTTAGTGTCTGACGGGAGCGAAACTACAGTGGTGCACAGTGCATATCATAACCCTCGCTTGGTGGCGGAGCATGCTGGGTTTGACCTGCACAGTAAAGACATTGTAACGGCGTCGGTAATTGACGACTTTCTGCTGCATGACTTTGCTGGTAATCAGGTTACTATCGACAAAGCAACTCAGGTTAAGATTGTTGTCGACGGCCAAACTGTTGACGCGCGTACACATACTAAAACAGTCCAGCAAGTTTTAGATGAATACGGTATAACGCTGCGCGATCAAGATTTTACTCGTCCAAGTCTTGGTACTCATGTAAAAGAGAGTATGAACATAGAAATCGTTCGGGTTGGCAGCCAGGTTGTAAGTATTGAAGAATCTATTCCGTTTGAAGTAAAAACCATTACAGACTACAACAAACCATTTGGGCTGTACGAAGAAAAATCAGCCGGCGAAAACGGAACTCGACTCGTAACTTACGAGGTGAGTCTGCATAACGGCCAAGAAGTATCGCGAAAGCTGGTTTCGGATTCGATTGTTAAAGAGGTTCAGCATAAAGTAATCGTTCGCGGTGGCAAGATCCCGCAAGGAGCGGATCAAGATATATTACGCATCATAAAAGATGCTGCATCTAAATACGACATAGATTTAGAGCGTGCAATTCGTATTGCACGCTGTGAAAGTACATTCAATCCTTACGCAGTCAACTATAACTATACGGAACCTTCAACAGGGACACATCCATCCGGTTTGTATCAACATGTTGAAGGTTATTGGCCAGCACGTGCAGCAAAGTACGGTTATGAAGGTGCTTCAGTGTTTGACCCTGTTGCGAATGCGAACGTCACAATGGGAATGTGGCGAGATGGTTCTGCTGGCCTTTGGGAGTGTAGGTAA
- a CDS encoding NUDIX hydrolase produces MSIYAITYKCVRLAQSIVPLSTRRVRVALICERRILLIKNRLGDDNWTLPGGGLKKGERPATAAKREIQEELSIDIGDNKLTRFSTEKKQFGLYKESYVVYATAIDSLKYKANKTEIRESRWFELEGVPRRRDELVDVVMKTLEVKR; encoded by the coding sequence ATGAGTATTTATGCTATTACCTACAAATGTGTTCGGTTGGCCCAATCTATTGTGCCGCTTTCAACACGCCGTGTTCGGGTTGCGCTTATTTGCGAAAGACGCATTTTACTAATAAAAAATCGGTTAGGCGATGACAACTGGACACTACCAGGCGGCGGGCTTAAAAAAGGCGAGCGCCCAGCAACAGCGGCTAAACGAGAAATACAAGAAGAGCTTAGTATTGATATCGGCGACAACAAATTAACGCGGTTCAGTACTGAAAAAAAACAATTCGGATTGTATAAAGAGTCGTATGTAGTCTATGCCACCGCTATCGACAGTCTTAAATATAAGGCCAATAAAACAGAAATTAGGGAATCCCGTTGGTTCGAACTTGAAGGAGTTCCGCGTCGCCGTGACGAACTAGTAGATGTTGTGATGAAAACCCTTGAGGTTAAACGCTAA
- a CDS encoding ATP-dependent DNA helicase PcrA — MHDYLSQLNKDQQRAVLKTEGPVLILAGAGSGKTKTLTHRIAYLINEKHIQPNQILSVTFTNKAAGEMRERVAELLGMSENMGRSFMPYLGTFHGICVRLLREFGEEIGIPRSYTIYDSSDSQSAIKQAMQVVGISEKEYSARSISNLISSAKNELIDAHQYESTASTPTQKKAAQVFPVYTQILKNAVALDFDDLIMQTVRLLKTSSKTLSTLQDRFKYIMVDEYQDTNSAQYELTKLLSRAHNNICVVGDDWQSIYSWRGADFRNILNFERDYRDVEVIKLEQNYRSTKAILDAAHQIIDKNQQRSKKKLWTDGAVGEPVQVHQAMNERHEGEMMIRMIRSHNDLGARKLNDYAVLYRTNAQSRTLEESFVRYNIPYRIVGGTRFYERKEIKDILAYLRLIHQPNDRASFERVVNVPTRGIGKTSLQRFFNWIDSSSVQDSGALGLQFDSPTTLHEALNHVAQTPGLQNRAVTALEGFAQTLSNLKALHAENTPLDQLVELTVNRVGYLDFLDDGSVQAQDRIENVKELISVAREYKDLGLAGFLEEVALVSDIDSYDENADAVTLMTLHAAKGLEFPVVFMAGMEETIFPHSRALYDVEEMEEERRLCYVGMTRAKEELHLFHASSRLLYGTSQHNPPSRFLSEIDAQTNAPALPQFNQPTPDYEPEVKIDILPGQAVMHPVFGSGTVVELDGEVATINFSRGGKKTLNLAFAPLQKI; from the coding sequence ATGCACGACTACTTGAGTCAATTAAACAAAGACCAACAAAGAGCTGTCCTGAAAACAGAAGGGCCGGTGCTTATACTAGCTGGCGCTGGGAGCGGTAAGACCAAAACCCTTACTCATCGAATTGCCTATTTAATCAACGAAAAACACATACAGCCTAACCAAATACTGTCGGTGACCTTTACTAATAAAGCAGCCGGTGAAATGCGCGAACGAGTTGCTGAACTCTTAGGCATGAGTGAAAACATGGGGCGATCTTTTATGCCGTATTTAGGGACCTTCCACGGTATTTGTGTTCGTTTACTGCGTGAGTTTGGTGAAGAGATCGGCATTCCGCGTAGTTACACTATCTACGATTCCTCTGATTCGCAAAGTGCCATCAAGCAAGCCATGCAAGTGGTGGGAATATCTGAAAAAGAATACAGCGCCCGTTCAATCAGTAATTTAATCAGTTCAGCAAAGAACGAATTAATCGACGCCCACCAATATGAGTCAACCGCTTCTACACCCACTCAAAAAAAAGCAGCGCAGGTGTTTCCGGTGTATACCCAAATTCTAAAAAACGCTGTCGCACTGGACTTTGACGATCTTATTATGCAGACCGTGCGACTACTTAAAACATCATCAAAAACGCTCAGCACCCTGCAAGATCGATTTAAGTACATTATGGTTGACGAATATCAGGACACCAACAGCGCCCAATATGAGCTGACCAAACTATTATCACGAGCACACAATAATATTTGTGTTGTCGGCGATGACTGGCAGAGTATTTACAGTTGGCGCGGTGCTGATTTTCGTAACATTCTTAACTTTGAGCGCGACTATAGAGACGTTGAAGTCATTAAGTTAGAGCAAAATTACCGTTCTACTAAAGCAATCTTAGACGCAGCTCATCAGATTATTGACAAGAACCAGCAGCGTTCCAAAAAGAAGCTTTGGACAGATGGTGCAGTGGGTGAGCCGGTGCAAGTTCACCAAGCAATGAATGAACGCCACGAAGGTGAAATGATGATCCGTATGATCCGCTCTCACAATGATCTCGGAGCACGAAAACTTAATGATTATGCAGTTTTATACCGCACCAACGCTCAGTCCAGAACGCTAGAAGAATCGTTTGTGCGGTATAACATTCCCTATCGAATTGTTGGCGGTACACGTTTTTATGAACGAAAAGAAATCAAAGACATCTTAGCCTATTTGCGGCTTATTCATCAGCCCAACGATCGCGCCAGTTTTGAGCGAGTGGTCAACGTCCCGACCCGCGGCATTGGCAAAACAAGTTTGCAGCGTTTTTTTAATTGGATCGACAGTTCGAGTGTCCAAGACAGCGGTGCGTTAGGGCTGCAATTTGACTCACCAACTACCCTGCATGAGGCACTCAACCACGTAGCTCAGACTCCAGGCTTACAAAACCGCGCAGTTACTGCCCTTGAGGGGTTTGCGCAAACACTGTCTAATTTAAAGGCTCTGCACGCCGAAAACACACCACTCGATCAATTAGTTGAACTTACCGTAAACAGAGTGGGCTATCTTGATTTTCTAGACGACGGCAGTGTGCAAGCTCAAGACCGCATAGAAAACGTGAAAGAACTTATTTCTGTGGCTCGCGAATATAAAGACCTCGGCTTAGCCGGATTTTTAGAAGAAGTTGCTTTAGTGAGCGATATCGATAGCTATGACGAAAATGCCGATGCAGTAACACTAATGACTCTGCATGCCGCTAAAGGCTTAGAGTTTCCGGTGGTTTTTATGGCAGGAATGGAAGAAACCATTTTTCCGCACAGCCGAGCTTTATATGACGTTGAAGAAATGGAAGAAGAGCGTCGCTTGTGCTATGTCGGCATGACTCGGGCTAAGGAAGAATTACATCTGTTTCATGCCTCTTCACGGTTGCTGTATGGCACATCGCAGCACAATCCACCGTCACGCTTTTTAAGTGAAATTGACGCCCAGACCAATGCGCCAGCTTTGCCGCAATTTAACCAACCAACACCCGACTACGAACCAGAAGTTAAAATTGATATCTTGCCTGGTCAGGCGGTTATGCACCCAGTTTTTGGCAGTGGAACAGTTGTGGAGCTAGACGGTGAAGTTGCTACAATTAACTTCAGCCGCGGTGGTAAAAAGACATTAAACCTTGCCTTCGCGCCCCTTCAAAAAATATGA